Proteins co-encoded in one Setaria viridis chromosome 9, Setaria_viridis_v4.0, whole genome shotgun sequence genomic window:
- the LOC117838276 gene encoding beta-adaptin-like protein C, with translation MSGHDSKYFSTTKKGEIPELKEELNSQYKDKRKDAVKKVIAAMTVGKDVSSLFTDVVNCMQTENLELKKLVYLYLINYAKSQPDLAILAVNTFVKDSQDPNPLIRALAVRTMGCIRVDKITEYLCDPLQRCLKDDDPYVRKTAAICVAKLYDINAELVEDRGFLEALKDLISDNNPMVVANAVAALAEIQDSSVRPIFEITSHTLSKLLTALNECTEWGQVFILDSLSRYKAADAREAENIVERVTPRLQHANCAVVLSAVKIILLQMELITSTDVVRNLCKKMAPPLVTLLSAEPEIQYVALRNINLIVQKRPTILAHEIKVFFCKYNDPIYVKMEKLEIMIKLASDRNIDQVLLEFKEYATEVDVDFVRKAVRAIGRCAIKLERAAERCISVLLELIKIKVNYVVQEAIIVIKDIFRRYPNTYESIIATLCESLDTLDEPEAKASMIWIIGEYAERIDNADELLESFLETFPEEPALVQLQLLTATVKLFLKKPTEGPQQMIQAVLNNATVETDNPDLRDRAYIYWRLLSTDPEAAKDVVLAEKPVISDDSNQLDSSLLDELLANISTLSSVYHKPPESFVSRVKAAPRADDEEFADTAEGGYSESPSQGVDGASPSSSVGTSSNVPVKQPGAGSPPAPAAMPDLLGDLMGMDNAIVPVDEAAAPSSPPLPVLLPSTTGQGLQISAQLTRRDGQIYYDISFENGTQGVLDGFMIQFNKNTFGLAAGEALKVPPLQPGATTRTLLQMVPFQNIAPGAPNSILQVAVKNNQQPVWYFNDKIPLHVFFGEDGKMERASFLEGWKSLPDDHEFTKEFPGSVISSIDATVERLAAANVFFIAKRKNANMDVLYLSAKMPRGIPFLIEITAAVGVPGVKCAVKTANKEMVPLFFEAMEALTK, from the exons ATGAGCGGGCACGACTCAAAGTACTTCTCCACCACCAAGAAGGGGGAGATCCCCGAGCTGAAGGAGGAGCTCAACTCCCAGTACAAG GACAAGAGAAAGGATGCTGTCAAGAAAGTGATTGCTGCCATGACTGTTGGAAAAGATGTCTCATCATTGTTCACTGATGTCGTGAACTGCATGCAGACTGAGAACTTGGAGCTCAAGAAACTAGTATATTTGTATCTCATCAACTATGCTAAAAGTCAACCTGATCTTGCCATACTTGCCGTGAACACATTTGTTAAG GACTCGCAAGACCCAAATCCATTGATTCGTGCTTTAGCTGTTAGGACAATGGGTTGTATCCGTGTGGACAAAATCACAGAGTATCTCTGTGATCCACTTCAAAGATGCCTCAAG GATGATGACCCCTATGTGCGGAAGACTGCAGCTATTTGTGTTGCTAAGCTTTATGATATAAATGCTGAGCTAGTGGAGGACAGAGGGTTTCTAGAGGCCCTTAAGGATTTAATATCTGATAATAATCCTATGGTTGTTGCAAATGCCGTTGCTGCTCTGGCTGAGATTCAAGACAGTAGTGTTCGTCCAATCTTTGAAATTACCAGCCATACACTGTCAAAGCTTCTGACAGCTCTGAATGAATGCACAGA GTGGGGCCAAGTCTTCATTCTGGATTCTTTGTCAAGATACAAAGCAGCAGATGCCAGGGAAGCAGAAAACATAGTGGAACGAGTTACACCCCGTCTCCAACATGCAAATTGTGCGGTTGTTCTTTCTGCTGTCAAG ATAATCCTTCTACAAATGGAGCTCATTACAAGCACGGATGTAGTCCGGAATCTCTGTAAGAAAATGGCGCCCCCTCTTGTTACTCTTTTGTCAGCAGAGCCTGAAATTCAGTATGTGGCCTTGAGGAACATTAATTTGATAGTTCAAAAGAGGCCTACAATACTTGCTCATGAAATTAAG GTCTTCTTTTGCAAGTACAATGACCCTATATATGTTAAGATGGAAAAGCTGGAGATTATGATAAAGCTTGCCTCAGATCGAAACATAGATCAG GTGCTCTTGGAGTTCAAGGAGTATGCCACAGAGGTTGATGTTGACTTTGTGCGGAAAGCTGTTCGTGCTATTGGGAGATGTGCAATTAAATTGGAGCGAGCTGCTGAAAGGTGCATCAGCGTTTTGCTTGAGCTGATTAAGATAAAAGTTAACTATGTTGTTCAGGAAGCTATAATTGTTATCAAAGACATCTTCAGACGCTACCCTAACAC GTACGAGTCTATCATTGCGACACTTTGTGAAAGTCTGGACACCTTAGATGAACCAGAGGCTAAG GCATCAATGATCTGGATAATTGGAGAATATGCTGAAAGAATTGACAATGCTGATGAACTTCTTGAGAGCTTCTTGGAAACATTCCCTGAAGAACCGGCATTAGTTCAACTGCAGCTGCTAACTGCTACTGTTAAGTTGTTTCTTAAGAAGCCAACTGAGGGACCGCAGCAGATGATACAG GCTGTTCTCAATAATGCAACAGTTGAGACAGACAATCCTGATTTGAGGGATCGAGCTTACATATACTGGCGACTTCTCTCTACTGATCCTGAG GCTGCAAAAGATGTTGTTTTGGCGGAGAAACCTGTGATTAGTGATGACTCCAACCAGCTTGACTCATCACTTCTTGATGAGCTGCTAGCCAACATTTCTACCCTTTCATCAGTTTATCACAAGCCCCCAGAATCATTTGTCAGCCGTGTTAAGGCAGCGCCTAGGGCGGACGATGAGGAGTTTGCTGATACAGCTGAAGGAGGGTATTCGGAATCACCATCACAGGGAGTTGATGGGGCATCACCTTCCTCAAGTGTTGGCACTTCTTCTAATGTACCTGTGAAACAGCCAGGAGCTGGATCCccacctgctcctgctgcaATGCCAGACCTTTTAGGTGATCTGATGGGTATGGATAATGCTATTGTCCCTGTCGATGAAGCTGCAGCACCTTCCAG CCCTCCGCTACCTGTGTTGTTGCCTTCAACTACTGGCCAAGGGCTGCAGATTAGTGCACAACTGACGCGGCGTGATGGCCAGATATATTATGATATATCTTTTGAAAATGGAACCCAGGGTGTCCTAGATGGATTTATGATTCAGTTTAACAAGAACACATTTGGTCTTGCTGCTGGCGAAGCACTTAAG GTTCCTCCACTTCAACCGGGAGCAACAACAAGGACACTTCTTCAAATGGTGCCGTTCCAAAATATCGCCCCTGGTGCACCAAACTCGATACTGCAGGTTGCCGTGAAAAATAACCAGCAGCCAGTGTGGTACTTTAATGACAAAATTCCATTGCATGTTTTCTTCGGTGAAGATGGAAAAATGGAGAGAGCCAGTTTTCTCGAG GGCTGGAAATCTTTACCTGATGACCACGAGTTTACAAAAGAATTCCCTGGCTCTGTCATCAGCAGCATAGATGCAACTGTCGAGCGCCTTGCAGCCGCAAATGTGTTCTTTATAGCCAAGCGGAAAAATGCAAACATGGACGTTTTGTATCTATCCGCCAAGATGCCCCGTGGAATTCCCTTCCTAATAGAGATTACAGCTGCGGTCGGTGTTCCTGGTGTAAAATGTGCAGTCAAAACGGCAAACAAGGAGATGGTCCCTCTCTTCTTCGAAGCTATGGAGGCTCTTACCAAGTGA